A section of the Buchnera aphidicola (Mindarus japonicus) genome encodes:
- the bioA gene encoding adenosylmethionine--8-amino-7-oxononanoate transaminase translates to MDKNDLIFNSRHIWHPYDSIINPLPCYPIVSAKGVFLTLSNGRKLIDGMSSWWATIHGYNNPRLNQALKNQIKNVSHIMFGGIVHPPAISLCKKLISMTDRKLEHIFLADSGSVAIEIAMKMALQYWKKKDFKKRFFLTIKNGYHGDTFSAMSVSDPENSIHKLYRNYLPIHFFADSPKSKFGGEWIKNDINSFEILIKKNFKKIAAVILEPIVQGAGGMRFYHPTYLKKVRLFCTYYKIPLILDEIATGFGRTGKLFAYEYADVSPDILCLGKAITGGTLTLSAVLTTKKISKKISNNYPGCLMHGPTFMANPLACAVATENLNILQENKWKKQVFNINKILYKYLLPIKNHPMVDDIRILGAIAVIDCKKEINIEKIQQFFVKNGVWIRPFKKLIYIMPAYIIDKKSLKKLISVMIKSLNYYFFFI, encoded by the coding sequence ATGGATAAAAATGACTTAATTTTTAATTCAAGGCATATTTGGCATCCTTATGATTCAATAATAAATCCATTGCCTTGTTATCCTATAGTTTCTGCTAAAGGAGTTTTTTTAACACTAAGTAACGGAAGAAAATTAATTGATGGAATGTCTTCTTGGTGGGCAACTATACATGGTTATAATAACCCTCGTTTAAATCAAGCATTAAAGAATCAAATAAAAAACGTTTCTCATATTATGTTTGGTGGAATTGTTCATCCGCCAGCAATATCATTATGTAAAAAATTAATTTCTATGACTGATAGAAAATTAGAGCATATTTTTTTAGCTGATTCTGGTTCTGTTGCTATTGAAATAGCGATGAAAATGGCATTACAATATTGGAAAAAAAAAGATTTTAAAAAAAGATTTTTTCTTACTATTAAAAACGGGTACCATGGAGATACATTTTCAGCAATGTCTGTTTCCGACCCTGAAAATTCAATACATAAATTATATAGAAACTATTTACCAATCCATTTTTTTGCGGATTCTCCTAAATCAAAATTTGGGGGGGAATGGATAAAAAATGATATTAATTCTTTTGAAATTTTAATAAAAAAAAATTTTAAAAAAATAGCTGCTGTTATTTTAGAACCAATAGTTCAAGGTGCTGGAGGAATGAGATTTTACCATCCAACATATTTAAAAAAAGTTAGATTATTTTGTACTTATTATAAAATACCATTAATTTTAGATGAAATAGCAACTGGTTTTGGAAGAACAGGAAAATTATTTGCTTATGAATATGCTGATGTCTCTCCTGATATTTTATGTTTAGGAAAAGCAATTACGGGAGGAACTTTAACTTTATCAGCTGTTTTAACTACTAAAAAAATTTCTAAAAAAATTAGTAATAACTATCCAGGATGTTTAATGCATGGTCCAACATTTATGGCAAATCCATTAGCATGTGCTGTAGCCACAGAAAATTTAAATATATTACAAGAAAATAAATGGAAAAAGCAAGTTTTTAATATTAATAAAATCTTATATAAGTACTTGTTACCAATAAAAAATCATCCCATGGTTGATGACATTAGAATATTAGGTGCTATAGCTGTTATTGATTGTAAAAAAGAAATAAATATTGAAAAAATTCAACAATTTTTTGTTAAAAACGGTGTTTGGATTAGACCATTTAAAAAATTAATATATATTATGCCAGCTTATATCATAGATAAAAAATCATTAAAAAAACTTATTTCTGTAATGATTAAATCATTAAATTATTACTTTTTTTTTATTTAA
- the glyA gene encoding serine hydroxymethyltransferase, which yields MFLPQKKISEYDTELWNAIQKEKIRQEQHIELIASENYVSPYVMEAQGTWLTNKYAEGYPNKRYYGGCQYVDIIENLAINRAKKLFNADYANVQPHSGSQANFSVYTALLKPGDCILGMSLSHGGHLTHGASVNLSGKLYKVISYELNKNEEIDYFAIEKLAKKYKPKMIIGGFSAYSGICNWEKMRWIADQINAYFIVDMAHIAGLVAANLYPSPINYAHVVTTTTHKTLGGPRGGLILSKNQNEKFYSLLNSSVFPGNQGGPLVHIIAAKAISFKEAMEPWFTLYQKGIIRNSKEMVKIFLKRGFNVVSKKTENHLFLINLSNKKITGKEADIILGKANITVNKNTIPNDMNGPFITSGIRIGTPAITRRGFQISDISKVANWICDILSNMNDQNNIFNIKKKVLSLCKKYPVYNK from the coding sequence ATGTTTCTTCCTCAAAAAAAAATTTCTGAATATGATACGGAATTATGGAATGCAATACAAAAAGAAAAAATTCGTCAAGAACAACATATTGAATTAATAGCATCAGAAAACTATGTCAGTCCTTATGTAATGGAAGCTCAAGGAACTTGGTTAACTAATAAATATGCTGAAGGTTATCCTAATAAAAGATATTATGGAGGATGTCAGTACGTAGATATAATTGAAAATTTGGCAATAAATAGAGCAAAAAAATTGTTTAATGCTGATTATGCTAATGTACAACCGCATTCTGGATCTCAAGCTAATTTTTCAGTATATACTGCTTTATTAAAACCTGGGGATTGTATTTTAGGAATGTCTTTATCACATGGAGGACATTTAACACATGGAGCTTCGGTAAATCTATCTGGAAAATTATATAAAGTTATTTCATATGAATTAAATAAAAATGAAGAAATTGATTATTTTGCAATAGAAAAATTAGCTAAAAAATATAAACCTAAAATGATTATAGGAGGATTTTCAGCATATTCAGGTATTTGTAACTGGGAAAAAATGAGATGGATTGCTGATCAAATAAATGCTTATTTTATTGTCGACATGGCTCATATCGCTGGATTAGTAGCTGCAAATTTATATCCTAGTCCAATAAATTATGCTCATGTTGTTACTACAACTACTCATAAAACTTTAGGTGGACCTAGAGGAGGTTTAATTTTATCAAAAAATCAGAACGAAAAATTTTATTCTTTATTAAATTCATCAGTATTTCCAGGTAATCAAGGAGGACCTTTAGTCCATATCATAGCAGCAAAAGCAATATCTTTTAAAGAAGCAATGGAACCTTGGTTTACTTTATACCAAAAAGGAATAATAAGAAATTCAAAAGAAATGGTAAAAATTTTTTTAAAAAGAGGATTTAATGTTGTATCTAAAAAAACTGAAAATCATTTATTTTTAATTAATTTATCTAATAAGAAAATTACCGGAAAAGAAGCAGATATTATCTTAGGAAAAGCAAATATTACTGTCAATAAAAATACTATTCCTAATGATATGAATGGACCTTTTATAACTTCAGGGATTCGCATAGGAACACCTGCAATTACTAGAAGAGGATTTCAAATATCTGATATTTCTAAAGTAGCTAATTGGATTTGTGATATATTAAGCAATATGAATGATCAAAATAATATTTTTAATATAAAGAAAAAAGTTTTAAGTTTATGTAAAAAATATCCTGTTTATAACAAATAA
- a CDS encoding beta-propeller fold lactonase family protein produces the protein MNLYIYIACPESKTIEVWKLKNCNSIRLIQKINISREAQPIKIIKDVNKLYVGIRPNYCLITYDINQNGTLTQISKIKLPASPNHISSDKNLNFLFISSYKYSCLIVILLDNFYIPKKIIQKIENLKGCHFSYLDLFTNSLFITSLLKDKIYLYSFKKEQGLDEKNLHYIKTNKNSGPRHMVFHSTKKIAYSINELDSTVNVWELNKNVKNIKCIQKIDSLPENYKGNRWASEIRLNFSNNFLYTSDRSANLISLFLIQKKTNLLKLKKHFDTEDQPRSFNIDEKSKKLLVVGQKSNHMSIYNISSNTGYLSKEKSISVGKGPIWIETIYK, from the coding sequence ATGAACTTGTATATTTACATAGCTTGCCCAGAAAGTAAAACTATCGAAGTATGGAAATTAAAAAATTGTAATTCTATTAGGTTAATTCAAAAAATAAATATTTCAAGAGAAGCTCAACCTATTAAAATTATTAAAGATGTAAATAAACTTTATGTAGGAATTAGACCAAATTATTGTCTAATTACATATGATATTAATCAAAATGGAACTTTGACTCAAATTTCTAAAATAAAACTACCAGCTTCCCCTAATCATATTTCATCAGATAAAAATCTGAATTTTTTATTTATTAGTTCATATAAGTATAGTTGTCTCATTGTTATACTTTTAGATAATTTTTATATTCCAAAAAAAATTATACAAAAAATAGAAAATTTAAAAGGTTGTCATTTTTCTTATCTTGATTTATTTACTAACTCCTTATTTATTACTTCTCTTTTAAAAGATAAAATCTATCTATACTCTTTTAAAAAAGAACAAGGATTAGATGAAAAAAATTTACATTATATAAAAACAAATAAAAATTCTGGTCCAAGACATATGGTCTTTCATAGCACTAAAAAAATTGCATATTCAATTAATGAATTAGATAGTACTGTTAATGTTTGGGAATTAAATAAAAATGTTAAAAATATAAAATGTATTCAAAAAATAGATAGCTTACCTGAAAATTATAAAGGAAATCGATGGGCTTCTGAGATACGTTTAAATTTCTCTAATAATTTTTTATATACTTCTGATCGTTCAGCTAATCTTATTTCTCTTTTTTTAATACAAAAAAAAACGAATCTACTTAAATTAAAAAAACATTTTGATACTGAAGATCAACCCCGTTCCTTTAATATTGATGAAAAAAGTAAAAAATTACTTGTTGTTGGTCAGAAATCCAACCATATGAGTATATATAATATATCTTCAAATACAGGATATCTTTCTAAAGAAAAATCTATTTCAGTAGGAAAGGGTCCTATTTGGATAGAAACTATATATAAATAA
- the gap gene encoding type I glyceraldehyde-3-phosphate dehydrogenase, translated as MTIKIGINGFGRIGRIVFRLAQERPEFQVVAINDLVNIKYLAYLLKFDSTHGIFSKKIEVKDNYLFINKKKIKIFSEKNPKDINWGKLDVDVVIESTGIFLTKETANEHILAGAKKVIITGPSKDETPMFVKGVNFNSYKGEKIVSNASCTTNCLAPIAKIVHEKFNIIEGLMTTIHATTATQKTVDSPSVKDWRGGRGALQNIIPSSTGAALAVGKVLPELQGKLTGIAFRVPTANVSVVDLTVRCKVAVNYFEICKAIKTASKNEMKGIIGYTNEEVVSSDFNGNKCTSIFDEKAGLALNNNFIKLISWYDNETGYSSKVLDLAVLINNKYI; from the coding sequence ATGACTATTAAAATAGGAATTAATGGATTCGGTAGAATTGGAAGAATAGTATTTAGATTAGCGCAAGAACGTCCCGAGTTTCAAGTAGTAGCTATAAATGATCTTGTAAACATTAAATATTTAGCTTATTTACTTAAATTTGATTCAACTCATGGAATATTTTCTAAAAAAATAGAAGTAAAAGATAACTATTTATTTATAAATAAAAAAAAAATTAAGATTTTTTCAGAAAAGAATCCTAAAGATATAAATTGGGGTAAATTAGACGTAGATGTAGTGATAGAATCAACTGGAATTTTTTTAACAAAAGAGACTGCCAACGAACATATTTTAGCGGGAGCAAAAAAAGTTATCATTACTGGTCCTTCTAAAGATGAAACTCCTATGTTTGTTAAAGGTGTTAACTTTAATAGTTATAAAGGAGAAAAAATAGTATCAAACGCTTCTTGTACTACAAATTGCTTAGCACCTATAGCAAAGATTGTTCATGAAAAGTTTAATATCATTGAAGGTTTAATGACTACAATACATGCAACTACTGCTACACAAAAAACTGTAGATAGTCCTTCTGTTAAAGATTGGAGAGGAGGAAGAGGAGCTTTACAAAATATTATACCTTCTTCTACTGGAGCAGCTCTAGCTGTAGGAAAAGTATTACCTGAACTACAAGGTAAATTAACTGGCATAGCATTTAGAGTTCCTACTGCGAATGTTTCGGTTGTTGATCTTACTGTTAGATGTAAAGTTGCAGTCAATTATTTTGAAATATGCAAAGCTATAAAAACTGCATCAAAAAACGAAATGAAAGGCATTATTGGTTATACAAATGAAGAAGTTGTATCCTCGGATTTTAACGGAAATAAATGTACTTCTATATTTGATGAAAAAGCAGGATTAGCTTTAAATAATAATTTTATTAAATTAATTTCTTGGTACGATAATGAAACTGGTTATTCTAGTAAAGTATTAGACTTAGCTGTATTAATAAATAATAAATATATTTAA
- a CDS encoding Hsp20 family protein — translation MSYHTLSLMPSFNENIFSDRFNQIDKMFSTLTGEQPISTAPIYNLIQKNEKTYELTVSIPGYSESDLDISVHKNQLKIIGTKKKSISTDKKEKILHHGIKKNNFSLIFNLDHYVEVKKANLNLGLLKIIFEYEIPEKEKPRKINIDSKDKKILKNISN, via the coding sequence ATGTCTTATCATACTTTATCTTTAATGCCATCATTTAATGAAAATATTTTTTCTGATAGATTTAATCAAATAGATAAAATGTTTAGTACCTTAACAGGAGAACAGCCGATATCTACTGCACCTATTTATAATTTAATTCAAAAAAACGAAAAAACATATGAACTAACTGTTAGTATTCCAGGATATTCTGAAAGTGATTTAGATATTAGTGTTCATAAAAATCAATTAAAAATTATTGGAACAAAAAAGAAATCTATTTCTACTGATAAAAAAGAAAAAATTTTACATCATGGAATTAAAAAAAATAATTTTTCTTTAATTTTTAATTTAGATCATTATGTTGAAGTAAAAAAAGCAAATTTAAATCTAGGACTATTAAAAATAATATTTGAGTATGAAATTCCAGAGAAAGAAAAACCAAGAAAAATAAACATCGACAGTAAAGATAAAAAAATATTAAAAAATATATCTAATTAA
- the hisS gene encoding histidine--tRNA ligase has translation MNNTTQIIRGMHDLIPDDVIKWNYIENILKKTLINYCYDEIRLPIVEKEILFKKSIGTITDVFEKEMYSFRDKSNNKICLRPEGTAGCVRAAIANSLIFKKKQRLWYIGPMFRYERPQKGRYRQFFQLGVEIFGYSEPEIDIEIILLNIDWWKKLNLDKYLTLEINTIGSIEDRKVYQKELTQFLIKNKSYLDKQSKDRLLQNPFRILDSKNKEVQKLLLDAPKLFNFLNKKSIFRFNFFCKLLDSLNIKYIVNNNLVRGLDYYNDTVFEWKYYSSNMSQNTICAGGRYDNLVEKIGNYSSPAIGCAVGMERLISLNLIISKKLNLFIKKIDLFVSFLYPNLYLETIKLSKKIRKIFKNVKMLLETSYTTEKKHLKKANELNAKIFIFITSKDIKTKTIFIKDLEKKINFKFSENELFLFLKEKLHK, from the coding sequence ATGAATAATACTACACAAATTATAAGAGGTATGCATGATTTAATTCCAGATGATGTAATTAAGTGGAACTACATAGAAAATATATTAAAAAAAACATTAATTAATTATTGTTATGATGAAATTAGATTGCCTATCGTAGAAAAAGAAATACTTTTTAAAAAATCAATTGGTACAATTACTGATGTTTTTGAAAAAGAAATGTATTCTTTTAGAGATAAAAGTAACAATAAAATTTGTTTGCGACCAGAAGGAACCGCAGGTTGTGTTAGAGCAGCAATAGCTAACAGTTTAATATTTAAAAAAAAACAAAGATTATGGTATATTGGTCCAATGTTTAGATATGAAAGGCCTCAAAAAGGAAGATATAGACAGTTTTTTCAGTTAGGAGTAGAAATATTTGGATATTCAGAGCCGGAAATTGATATAGAAATTATTTTACTTAATATAGATTGGTGGAAAAAATTAAATCTTGATAAATATTTAACTTTAGAAATCAATACTATTGGTTCAATAGAAGATAGGAAAGTCTATCAAAAAGAGTTAACTCAATTTCTTATTAAAAATAAATCGTATTTAGATAAGCAATCTAAAGATAGATTGTTACAAAATCCTTTTAGAATTTTAGATAGCAAAAATAAAGAAGTTCAAAAATTACTTCTCGATGCTCCTAAATTATTTAATTTTTTAAATAAAAAATCTATTTTTAGATTTAATTTTTTTTGCAAATTATTAGATTCCTTAAATATTAAGTATATTGTTAATAACAATTTAGTTAGGGGATTAGATTATTATAATGATACTGTTTTTGAATGGAAATATTATTCCAGTAATATGTCACAAAATACAATATGTGCTGGAGGAAGATATGATAATCTTGTAGAAAAAATTGGAAACTATTCTTCTCCAGCAATAGGATGTGCTGTAGGAATGGAAAGATTAATTTCATTAAATTTAATAATATCAAAAAAATTAAATTTATTTATTAAAAAAATCGATTTGTTCGTTTCTTTTTTATATCCAAATTTATATTTAGAAACTATTAAGTTAAGTAAAAAAATAAGAAAAATTTTTAAAAATGTAAAAATGTTATTAGAAACATCATATACAACTGAAAAAAAACATTTAAAAAAAGCAAATGAATTGAATGCAAAAATTTTTATTTTTATTACTTCAAAAGATATTAAAACAAAGACTATTTTTATTAAAGATCTTGAAAAAAAAATTAATTTTAAATTTTCCGAAAATGAATTATTTCTTTTTCTTAAAGAAAAATTACATAAATAA
- the rlmN gene encoding 23S rRNA (adenine(2503)-C(2))-methyltransferase RlmN has translation MNFKFNDISNIITMSKINLLDLNVSKMREFLIYIQEKPFRANQIMKWIYHHFCDDFSKMSNISKKLKNKLIKYSFIQSPDFTQEKKSFDGTIKWSFLSNKNYVETVYIPERNRATICISSQIGCLLNCDFCYTGKMGFKKNLKVSEIVGQLWNLLKLANKNNGIKKITNIVFMGMGEPLLNFKNMITALDIILNENGFNFSKYKVTLSTSGIVPMINKLSKIVDVRLAISLHASNNQIRNKLMPINKKYDIQSVIKSANNYLKNSKANKGKVTIEYVMLDKINDSFKNAEELAIVLKHIPSKVNLIPWNSFPNSMYRASSISNIVHFSNILTKRKIFNSIRKNRGKDIYAACGQLNNELKI, from the coding sequence ATGAATTTTAAATTTAATGATATATCTAACATTATAACAATGTCTAAAATAAACTTACTTGATTTAAATGTTTCAAAAATGCGAGAATTTCTAATATACATTCAAGAAAAACCTTTTCGTGCAAATCAAATAATGAAATGGATATATCATCATTTTTGTGATGATTTTTCAAAAATGTCTAATATTAGTAAAAAATTAAAAAATAAATTAATTAAATATTCATTTATTCAATCTCCTGATTTTACTCAAGAAAAAAAGTCATTTGATGGAACGATAAAATGGAGTTTTTTAAGTAATAAAAATTATGTAGAAACTGTTTATATCCCTGAAAGAAATAGAGCAACTATTTGTATTTCATCTCAAATTGGATGCCTTTTAAATTGTGATTTTTGTTATACCGGAAAAATGGGATTTAAAAAAAATTTGAAAGTTTCTGAAATTGTTGGTCAGTTATGGAACTTATTAAAATTAGCTAATAAAAACAATGGAATAAAAAAAATAACTAATATTGTTTTTATGGGTATGGGAGAACCCTTGCTAAATTTTAAAAATATGATAACAGCATTAGATATTATATTAAATGAAAATGGTTTTAATTTTTCTAAATATAAAGTTACTTTGTCTACATCTGGGATAGTTCCAATGATAAATAAACTAAGTAAAATAGTAGATGTTAGATTAGCTATTTCTTTGCATGCATCAAATAATCAAATTAGAAATAAATTAATGCCAATTAATAAAAAATATGATATTCAATCAGTAATAAAATCTGCAAATAATTATCTTAAAAATTCTAAAGCCAATAAAGGAAAAGTAACAATAGAATATGTTATGCTTGATAAAATCAATGATTCTTTTAAAAATGCTGAAGAATTAGCTATAGTTTTAAAACATATTCCAAGCAAAGTTAATTTAATTCCCTGGAATTCTTTTCCAAATTCCATGTATAGAGCTAGTAGCATTAGTAATATTGTTCATTTCTCAAATATTTTAACTAAAAGAAAAATTTTTAATTCTATTAGAAAAAATAGAGGAAAAGACATTTATGCAGCATGTGGTCAATTAAACAATGAGTTAAAAATATAA
- the bioD gene encoding dethiobiotin synthase gives MKKKIFFVTGTDTNIGKTTASILLLKAAKKIGYSTAGYKPIAAGCKKTKFGLRNEDALLLKKYSSIQLSYNEVNPYPYKIFHPPSFDVKENKKKGVSFKKISLGLAKLSKKKANWIIIEGAGGWHTPLSTNYLYSDWVIKEKINVILIVGIKIGCINHAILTSNEIISSGAFLSGWIANHYNKKNSDSALYINFIKNKIPIPFLGEIPYVQDIEKRFNMNINFFPNILNFNKKSMFFK, from the coding sequence ATGAAAAAAAAAATTTTCTTTGTGACAGGAACAGATACTAATATTGGAAAAACTACAGCAAGTATTTTGCTATTAAAAGCTGCAAAAAAAATAGGTTATTCTACAGCAGGGTATAAACCTATTGCTGCAGGATGTAAAAAAACAAAATTTGGATTAAGAAATGAAGATGCTCTTTTATTAAAAAAATATAGCAGTATACAGTTATCATACAATGAGGTTAATCCTTATCCCTATAAAATTTTTCATCCTCCATCTTTTGATGTGAAAGAAAATAAAAAAAAAGGTGTAAGTTTTAAAAAAATTTCCTTAGGTTTAGCTAAATTATCTAAAAAAAAAGCTAATTGGATAATAATAGAAGGAGCGGGAGGTTGGCATACGCCGTTATCAACTAATTATTTATATTCTGATTGGGTTATTAAAGAAAAAATAAATGTAATATTAATTGTTGGTATAAAAATAGGATGCATCAATCATGCTATTTTAACTAGTAATGAAATTATAAGTTCTGGAGCTTTTCTTTCAGGATGGATAGCAAATCATTATAATAAAAAAAATTCTGATTCAGCTTTATATATTAATTTTATTAAAAACAAAATACCGATTCCTTTTTTAGGAGAAATACCTTATGTTCAAGATATAGAAAAAAGATTTAATATGAATATTAATTTTTTTCCAAACATATTAAATTTTAATAAAAAATCGATGTTTTTTAAATAA
- the mfd gene encoding transcription-repair coupling factor produces the protein MLPLFSLHDIYHDKNKKEKKNFFSINELVIHFEHGIGKFLGLINLKNNEIESEYIMLGYANNTKLYVPIASLHLISKYKGVKKENVSIDKLGNETWKKERKETIKNIEDTATVLLDIYSKRKLKRGFSFKNDLNLYKKFCSNFLYKTTPDQQNAIDSVLADMSKPIPMDRLICGDVGFGKTEIAMRAAFVSICNKKQVLILVPTTLLSEQHFFSFKERFKNFSTNISIFSRFCKKEIEKKNILQIQNGKINIVIGTHKILFKKLKWKSLGLLIIDEEHRFGVKQKELIKKFNINIDILTLTATPIPRTLNMSINGIKDISIINTPPNKRLEVKTFVKNYDSKLIRKIILKEINRGGQVYYLFNKVKHIYKIVNKLKKLIPEAKIDVGHGKMNGKDIGKVIKNFYKKKFNVLVCTTIIETGINIINVNTIIVEQADYFGLSQLHQLRGRVGRSFYQGYAWLLVYDYKKITENAKKRLSILSSTKYFGAGLTLSTYDSEIRGSGELLGKKQSGHIKKIGISLYAKLLKNAIWNLKNKSELSLLETTSFKPEIDLKISALLPSKYISDVNTRLFFYRKISSCQTKKDLKTLKNKIFLKFGVIPDVTNNLFEIEKIRFVAKKIGIKCITFSKTKGKIDFFKKNLIHIENLFRILNSETEIWKMNGKTSIFFKKKFKKHSECLKWIKNILKVIS, from the coding sequence ATGCTTCCATTATTTTCTTTACATGATATATATCATGATAAAAATAAAAAAGAAAAAAAAAATTTTTTTTCAATAAATGAACTGGTTATACATTTTGAGCACGGAATAGGAAAATTTTTAGGCTTAATTAATTTAAAAAATAATGAAATTGAATCAGAATATATTATGTTAGGTTATGCAAATAATACAAAACTATATGTTCCTATTGCTTCTTTGCATTTAATTTCAAAATATAAAGGAGTTAAAAAAGAAAATGTTAGTATAGATAAATTAGGAAATGAAACTTGGAAAAAAGAACGAAAAGAAACCATTAAAAATATTGAAGATACAGCAACAGTTTTATTAGATATATATTCAAAAAGAAAATTAAAAAGAGGGTTTTCATTTAAAAATGATCTTAATTTATATAAAAAATTTTGTAGCAATTTTTTATATAAAACAACACCTGATCAACAAAATGCTATTGATTCTGTTTTAGCAGATATGTCTAAGCCAATCCCAATGGATAGATTAATTTGTGGAGATGTGGGATTTGGAAAAACTGAAATTGCAATGAGAGCTGCATTTGTATCAATATGTAATAAAAAACAAGTACTTATTTTAGTACCTACAACTTTGCTATCAGAACAACATTTTTTTTCTTTTAAAGAAAGATTTAAAAATTTTTCAACAAATATTTCTATCTTTTCAAGATTTTGCAAAAAAGAAATAGAAAAAAAAAATATACTACAAATTCAAAATGGAAAAATTAATATAGTAATAGGTACTCATAAAATTTTGTTTAAAAAATTAAAGTGGAAGAGTTTGGGATTGTTAATTATTGATGAAGAACATAGATTTGGTGTAAAACAAAAAGAATTAATTAAAAAGTTTAATATAAATATTGATATATTAACTTTAACAGCAACTCCTATACCTAGAACATTAAATATGTCCATAAATGGAATTAAAGATATTTCTATTATAAATACCCCACCTAATAAAAGATTAGAAGTTAAAACATTTGTAAAAAATTATGACTCTAAATTAATTAGAAAAATAATTCTAAAAGAAATTAATAGAGGAGGACAAGTTTATTATTTATTTAATAAAGTAAAACATATTTATAAAATAGTAAATAAACTAAAAAAATTAATACCGGAAGCTAAAATAGATGTAGGACATGGAAAAATGAATGGAAAAGATATAGGAAAAGTTATAAAAAATTTTTATAAAAAAAAATTTAATGTTCTTGTTTGTACAACAATTATAGAAACTGGAATTAATATAATTAATGTTAATACTATTATTGTAGAACAAGCAGACTATTTTGGATTATCTCAATTACATCAATTAAGAGGAAGAGTAGGTAGATCTTTTTATCAAGGATATGCTTGGTTGCTAGTTTATGATTATAAAAAAATTACAGAAAACGCTAAAAAAAGATTATCTATTCTTTCTTCTACAAAATATTTTGGAGCAGGGTTAACTTTATCTACTTACGATTCTGAAATCAGAGGAAGTGGAGAACTATTAGGGAAGAAACAAAGTGGACATATAAAAAAAATTGGAATTTCTTTATATGCAAAACTTCTAAAAAATGCTATTTGGAATTTAAAAAACAAAAGCGAACTGTCATTGTTAGAAACAACTTCTTTTAAACCTGAGATAGATTTAAAAATATCAGCTTTATTACCATCTAAATATATTTCAGATGTGAACACTCGTTTATTTTTTTATAGAAAAATTTCTAGTTGTCAAACTAAAAAAGATTTAAAAACTTTAAAAAATAAAATATTTTTAAAATTCGGAGTAATTCCTGACGTTACAAATAATTTATTTGAAATTGAAAAAATTCGTTTTGTAGCAAAAAAAATTGGAATTAAATGTATTACCTTTTCTAAAACAAAAGGAAAAATAGATTTTTTTAAAAAAAATTTAATTCATATTGAAAATTTATTTAGAATATTAAATTCTGAAACTGAAATTTGGAAAATGAATGGAAAAACATCAATTTTTTTTAAAAAAAAATTTAAAAAACATTCAGAATGTTTAAAATGGATTAAAAATATTTTAAAGGTAATTTCATAA